From a single Prionailurus bengalensis isolate Pbe53 chromosome A1, Fcat_Pben_1.1_paternal_pri, whole genome shotgun sequence genomic region:
- the PROB1 gene encoding proline-rich basic protein 1 has protein sequence MLTAFAPPALPGLPGRLPEVPARRQDSSGSSGSYHTAPGSPEPPDVGPDAECRANWPGVAPALGAGAQPRLSVSAQNSRQQLGTSSGFPRGPGSGPRPPQPQLRMLPSGEMEVIFGAGALFSRSDAADSEVQQLTARAFRSLSPPGPATPAPATPTPQAPNGGSRWATYLELRPRGPSPGTLAQFECVEVALEESAEPARPRTVPKRQIELRPRPRSPPREAGAPRPRLLLRTGSLDESLGRLQEAAGLVQTALARKLSPAAPARSSATFGPTGRLECATRETARSTRKVLEEARSRPPRVHHSSAPARAPRPWPSLRERAIRRDKPAPGTEPLGPVSSSIFLQSGEKIQEAHSQELKTRFPRETLDRTILREPSPPFESRDSREVPSKAGKPRSSSPLWQAPNGTVRGPHCPSPQNLPPWNRAIRRVSSPSFPEASSAWGNQDPAIEETVSRRSPSPPIRSQWNQGVARTRSPSPEAPSLWEVPKPAVGNTAEGNRSPSPPALSSLEAPDHTNGTWNPSPQETWDPTLQGSSIVPTSEALNGIGQEELALPRPSAPRTPEFTDAQSPSTREVRNLAFRGSQPSPEVDAPELPLSRLVGTLDADVHREVSGPGEAASGRPRVAIPRPRDVRKMVKTTYAPSFPPGTPGSGLPAPPAEPRGEEGSSSKTQEFQALESPAPAHYTSVYLKDFLPVVTHPYEPPEPSPDTVPRDASQPNGVLRRRAENSTAKPFARTEIRLPGALALGRRREGPGGVLVRGSGVENRDAEVQRLVPDGQGRTSPLGGARTSPQQSPIGPAGPQPSRPPCPSSPQANPSLSPGIAPKLETPRVAPETANAVQSSLPREPQASAGRTAPPQPRAASAPPMDRSPEGPFQGARKPPGTAYPGKVLVDPESGRYYFVEAPRQPRLRLLFDPESGQYVEVLLPPSPPGPPRRVYTPLALGSSLYPSAYGPIPSLSMPPSPGPPAFSGPPLPWASEAGHLDGMYYLPVSGTPSPAPPLLLCAPPNSSGSAQPGKGSLFPV, from the coding sequence ATGCTGACCGCGTTCGCACCGCCAGCCCTGCCTGGGCTCCCAGGGCGCCTGCCTGAGGTCCCCGCCCGGCGCCAGGACTCCTCCGGTTCGTCAGGTTCCTACCACACGGCTCCGGGTTCTCCAGAGCCCCCGGACGTTGGGCCGGACGCGGAGTGCCGAGCGAATTGGCCCGGGGTGGCCCCTGCGCTGGGGGCGGGCGCGCAGCCTCGCCTGTCCGTCAGCGCCCAGAATAGCCGCCAGCAGCTCGGGACCAGCTCGGGTTTCCCGCGAGGCCCGGGCTCCGGCCCGcggccaccccagccccagctgcgCATGCTGCCGTCGGGGGAGATGGAAGTCATCTTCGGCGCCGGGGCCCTGTTCAGCCGCTCCGACGCGGCGGATAGCGAGGTGCAACAGCTCACCGCTCGAGCTTTCCGCAGCCTCTCTCCGCCCGGGCCCGCGACACCTGCTCCAGCAACACCGACGCCTCAGGCCCCGAACGGTGGCTCCCGCTGGGCCACTTACCTGGAGCTGCGGCCCCGCGGGCCAAGTCCTGGGACCCTAGCGCAGTTCGAGTGTGTGGAGGTGGCGCTGGAGGAAAGTGCCGAGCCCGCCAGACCCCGGACTGTGCCCAAGCGTCAAATTGAACTGCGCCCCCGACCCCGGAGCCCCCCGCGGGAGGCGGGCGCGCCGCGCCCCCGACTGCTTCTGCGCACTGGCTCCCTGGATGAGTCTCTGGGCCGCCTGCAGGAAGCCGCGGGTCTAGTGCAGACAGCACTGGCCAGAAAACTAAGCCCTGCGGCCCCTGCCCGGAGCAGCGCCACCTTCGGGCCCACGGGGCGGCTGGAGTGTGCGACCCGGGAAACGGCCCGCAGTACCCGAAAGGTCCTGGAGGAGGCCAGGTCTCGGCCACCCCGCGTGCATCATAGTTCAGCCCCCGCCAGGGCACCACGGCCGTGGCCTAGCCTCCGAGAGCGCGCGATTCGGCGTGACAAGCCCGCGCCGGGGACCGAGCCGCTGGGTCCGGTTAGTTCCAGCATCTTCCTGCAGTCAGGGGAGAAGATTCAGGAGGCGCACAGTCAGGAACTCAAGACTCGGTTCCCGCGAGAGACTCTGGATCGAACCATCCTGAGAGAACCGTCTCCGCCTTTTGAGTCTAGGGACTCCCGGGAGGTTCCGAGTAAGGCTGGAAAACCTAGGAGCTCGTCCCCACTGTGGCAGGCTCCAAATGGGACCGTACGGGGTCCTCACTGCCCGTCCCCCCAGAATCTGCCTCCGTGGAATCGAGCTATTCGGAGAGTAAGTAGCCCGTCGTTTCCCGAGGCATCCTCTGCCTGGGGAAATCAGGATCCTGCTATCGAGGAAACTGTCAGCAGAAGAAGCCCTTCCCCACCGATCCGTTCTCAGTGGAATCAGGGTGTTGCCAGAACAAGAAGCCCATCCCCCGAAGCTCCTTCCCTGTGGGAGGTTCCGAAACCTGCAGTTGGGAATACCGCAGAGGGCAATAGGAGCCCGTCCCCGCCGGCCTTGTCCTCACTGGAGGCTCCAGATCATACTAATGGGACGTGGAACCCATCTCCCCAAGAGACGTGGGATCCCACACTGCAGGGCTCATCGATAGTACCTACATCGGAAGCTCTAAATGGGATAGGACAGGAGGAGCTGGCGCTGCCTAGACCGTCCGCCCCCAGGACCCCCGAGTTCACAGACGCGCAGAGTCCGTCCACGCGGGAGGTGCGGAATCTTGCCTTCCGAGGCAGTCAGCCGTCGCCAGAAGTGGATGCACCCGAGCTGCCCCTCAGTCGCCTCGTGGGCACCTTGGATGCCGATGTGCACCGGGAAGTCTCGGGCCCTGGAGAAGCAGCCTCGGGACGACCGCGCGTGGCCATTCCACGGCCCCGCGACGTGCGCAAGATGGTGAAGACCACGTACGCGCCAAGCTTTCCTCCGGGAACACCAGGTTCGGGGCTGCCTGCGCCTCCGGCGGAACCCCGCGGAGAGGAGGGCAGCTCATCCAAGACACAAGAGTTCCAGGCGCTGGAgtccccagccccagctcacTACACTTCTGTTTATCTGAAGGACTTTCTGCCAGTCGTGACGCACCCCTACGAGCCCCCAGAGCCGTCCCCCGACACAGTCCCCCGGGACGCTTCACAGCCCAACGGGGTCCTGAGGCGGAGAGCAGAGAACAGCACGGCAAAACCCTTCGCGCGCACTGAGATCCGCCTGCCTGGTGCACTGGCCTTGGGCCGCCGGCGGGAGGGACCTGGGGGAGTCCTGGTGCGCGGTTCTGGCGTAGAGAACCGGGATGCGGAGGTCCAGCGCCTGGTCCCTGACGGCCAGGGGCGGACCAGCCCTCTAGGAGGCGCTCGCACCTCACCCCAGCAGTCGCCCATAGGGCCAGCCGGGCCCCAACCATCCAGACCACCCTGTCCCAGCTCCCCTCAGGCGAACCCTAGCTTGAGCCCTGGGATAGCACCCAAATTGGAGACGCCTCGTGTGGCCCCCGAGACCGCGAATGCTGTCCAGTCGTCTCTCCCGCGGGAGCCCCAGGCGTCGGCAGGCAGAACggcccccccccagccccgcgccGCGTCAGCGCCACCGATGGACCGGTCCCCAGAAGGCCCTTTCCAGGGGGCGCGGAAGCCACCTGGGACCGCGTATCCGGGGAAGGTCCTGGTGGACCCCGAGAGCGGCCGATACTACTTTGTGGAGGCGCCGCGACAGCCTCGGCTACGGCTGCTCTTCGACCCAGAGAGCGGGCAATATGTAGAGGTGCTGCTGCCGCCATCGCCCCCAGGGCCACCCCGCCGCGTCTACACCCCGCTGGCCCTGGGCTCCAGCCTCTACCCGTCCGCCTATGGGCCTATCCCCAGCCTGTCGATGCCGCCATCCCCGGGCCCGCCGGCCTTCAGCGGCCCCCCGCTACCCTGGGCCTCTGAGGCGGGGCACCTGGACGGGATGTATTATCTGCCAGTGAGTGGAACCCCCAGCCCCgcaccccctctgctcctctgtgctccacccaACAGCTCAGGTTCAGCCCAGCCCGGCAAAGGGTCCTTGTTCCCAGTGTGA